Proteins from one Cicer arietinum cultivar CDC Frontier isolate Library 1 chromosome 3, Cicar.CDCFrontier_v2.0, whole genome shotgun sequence genomic window:
- the LOC140919716 gene encoding zinc finger BED domain-containing protein DAYSLEEPER-like, whose protein sequence is MGIAIVLDPRFKFKLLEYFYQKLYGSLSSIEVNIIKKLCYSLFEDYQAKNNGSVDNSMEKFNEKESNLENGNCTNFLRGYDLYVNDINDVQSKFELDLYLEETLLHRSATFDILGKWKTNGIKYPILQKITKDILTIPISTVALESAFSTGCRLLSPQ, encoded by the coding sequence ATGGGGATTGCCATTGTTTTGGATCCAAGATTTAAATTCAAGTTGTTAGAGTACTTTTATCAGAAACTTTATGGAAGTTTGTCTTCAATTGAAGTTAACATTATCAAAAAATTATGTTACTCATTGTTTGAAGATTACCAAGCTAAAAACAATGGGTCGGTGGACAATTCAATGGAAAAGTTTAATGAGAAGGAGTCTAATTTAGAAAATGGTAATTGTACCAATTTTCTTAGAGGTTATGATTTATATGTCAATGATATCAATGATGTGCAATCAAAATTTGAGTTAGATCTATATTTGGAAGAAACGTTATTGCATAGGAGTGCCACATTTGATATTCTTGGAAAGTGGAAAACAAATGGAATCAAGTATCCAATTTTGCAAAAAATTACCAAGGATATTTTGACCATCCCAATTTCCACAGTAGCTTTAGAATCTGCTTTTAGTACTGGTTGTAGATTGTTGAGTCCTCAATAG